GTGCATGACGGTTACGAGATTTATTTTTCCAGCGCAGAAAAAAAGGGCTATTCAGGAGTGGCTACTTATGTCAAGAAAGCCCATTCAAAAAAAATAAGTGACGTAAAGTATGGCATTGGAGTCTGCGAGTTTGATGCGGAGGGACGTTTTGTCATTACGGCGCATGAAAAATTTTCGCTATATAACATCTATATTCCTTCTGGCACGATGGGGGATGTTAGGCAGGAAGTTAAGTATAAATTTTTGGAAGCACTTTGCGATCACTTGGCAGGGTTAGAGAGTTCGGTTCGCAAGAGACTCGTCTTGTGTGGTGACTTTAATATTTGCCATAAGGATATAGATATTCATCACCCGCGAGAGGCTGAGAAGAAAAAGCTCTCAGGTTTTCTTCCCGAGGAGAGGGAGTGGATGGATAGGTTTGTATCGCTTGGTTTTGTCGATACTTTTCGACTTGTAAATGGGCTTGTCGATAAGCGCTATACTTGGTGGAGTTACAGGGCTGGGGCTAGGAGGAAGAACTTGGGCTGGAGAATTGATTATTTTTTTGTTTCTGAGAGCTTAAGCTCTAAAGTTAAAAGGGCTCAAATACTGGACTCAGTGCCTGGTTCTGATCACTGCCCTATTTTGCTAGAACTGTTTTGAAGTATTTTTTATTGCTCGATCCCAAAAAAAGCCAAAGATTTTGGTACATGTTCTAAAACAAATCCGATAATCATATACCGTTTCCAAAAAGTAACTTAAATATTTTACTTTTTGGAAACGTAGTAACTGTAAAAAATGGGGGGTAACTGCGAAATGATTAGCGATGTAAATAGCGCTTCCAATGTTTTCACGAGAGGTTATCATGGCAGGATCATTAAATGTTCTTGCTCTGCTTCTTCCGCTTCGTCTGCAACGCAGCAGAGCTCCAAAGCCTCTAGCGTAGGGGGTAGTGGGTTTAACGACCTATCGGCGTTGAGTAATTTGTTGGGTCAAAAGATTGCGGAGGGTGGAGATATAGCGAAGAGGTTGAATCAGCAACCTGGCGTTTCTTCGATTCCTACTGTATTGGCGTTTGTTGCAAACAAGATTCCGGTCGTTGGTCCAATTATTAGTACCGTGGTAAAGATCTTCGGCGATTCTGTGCTAGGCAGTATTAAGTTTGGCAAACATGCTGATCAGATTGCTCGCGATGGGGTTCGTGAGTTGTTGCAGAACTGTGGAGTAATAGACGAAAAGTTTCAACTCGAGTTAGCTGATGGCAGTAAATATGATATTGGCTTAGATGGTGGCGCTAGATACGCTAACGTGGATGGAACAGAGCGAGCCCCTTACCAAGTGGATTTTTCAAACACAATGTCGCCAGAAATAATTAGTTTGATAGATCCACTTACGAAAATGCTGTTTGGAACAAACGAAAAGATAAGAGTTGATGTTACCGGCTATCTCGTAAACGCAGCCCTGAGTAACGCAGATAATATTGATACAGCAAAGGCAAACGTATTATCGATCTATAACGCATTCGGCATATCGCCTGAGCAAGCCCAAACTTAATGTTGTTTGGAATGTCTATACCGTTTCCAAAAAGTAAGTTAAATATTTTACTTTTTGGAAACGGTAT
Above is a window of Deltaproteobacteria bacterium DNA encoding:
- the xth gene encoding exodeoxyribonuclease III; the encoded protein is MKLISWNVNGLRAIFGKGFNDFLEKEGPDILCIQETKIGQSQEQEWPDVHDGYEIYFSSAEKKGYSGVATYVKKAHSKKISDVKYGIGVCEFDAEGRFVITAHEKFSLYNIYIPSGTMGDVRQEVKYKFLEALCDHLAGLESSVRKRLVLCGDFNICHKDIDIHHPREAEKKKLSGFLPEEREWMDRFVSLGFVDTFRLVNGLVDKRYTWWSYRAGARRKNLGWRIDYFFVSESLSSKVKRAQILDSVPGSDHCPILLELF